The region CGTACAGCTTTATGCAGTGAGGTTTGCATCCTCAGCCCCGATAATGTATCCTTGAAGGGAATCCCCGACGAAAGAGGTCACCCATGGAAGGCATTCTGGTAGCAACGTACCGCTGCAACGCGCGGTGTCACATGTGCAACACCTGGCAGTTCCCATCCACGCCCGAGCAGGAGATGGACCCCAAGTACTACGAGAAGTTTCCCCAGTTGGAGTTTCTCAACATCACCGGCGGTGAGCCGTTCCTGCGCGACGAACTGGAGGATATCGTCAAGATCGTCAAGAAGAAGGCGAAGCGCATCTGCATCAGCACGAACGGGTACTATACCGACAGGATCGTCGCCCTCGCCGAGAAGTTTAACGGCGACATCGGCATCCGCATCTCGCTCGAGGGGCTCCCCTCCGCGAACGACGAGCTCCGCGGCCTCGAGGACGGCTTCGACCACGGGCTCCGTACCCTCCTGACACTCAAGCGGATGGGGATGAAGGACATCGGATTCGGCATCACGATCTCGGACAGGAACTCCGCGGACGTCCTGGAACTGTACGAACTCGCGAAGCACCTCGACGTCGAGTTCGCGACCGCCGTCGTCCACAACACCTACTACTTCCACAAGATGGACAACGAGATCACCAAGCAGGACGAGATCGCGGAGAACGTCCGCAAGCTCATCCGCGAACTATTCAAGAGCAAGAAGCCGAAAAATTGGTTTCGCGCGTACTTCAACCACGGGATCATCAACTACGTCTACGGGGGCGACCGCCTCCTCCCGTGCAACATGGGTCAGGACATATTCCTCTGCGAGCCGTGGGGAGACATCAAGCCGTGCAACGCTCTGGACGAGGTCATGGGCAACATCAAGGATCAGACCTTCGAGGAGATCTGGAACAGCCCCCGGGCGGAGGAGGTCCGCAAGATGGCGCGAAACTGCGGGAAGAACTGCTGGATGATCGGCAGCGTCGCGCCTGAGATCAAGAAGCGGAAGCTCGAAATCGGCAAGTGGATCCTGAAGAACAAGGCTAACTACTAGACGCATCTCCCCTTACCGCTGCGCAGCCAGTGCCGGCCGAATCAGGCCTGCTCCTACCCCGGGAAGGTGGTGCCAGTTCCGTCTGTGTTCTTCCCGCAGCCGCTTGGGGACGTTTCCATAGCGAACGGGGACGTTTCCATAGCGAATGGGGACGTTTCCATAGCGAACGGGGACGTTTCCATGGCGAACGGGGACGTTTCCATGGCGAATGGGGACGTTTCTATGCCGAATGGGGACGTTTCTATGCCGAATGGGGACGTTTCCATGCCGAATGGGGACGATCGCCAAGCGTTGAAGGCCGATCTCGAGCCGGCACTTACCCGCTTCCGCTCGGAAGTGCTATAATGGCGCGTCATGAACGAACACGGCGGGCCGAACATCCTCATCACCAACGACGACGGGATTCATGCGGAGGGCATCCTGGCGCTGAAGCGGGCGCTCGACCCGCTGGGAAACGTGATTGTCGTCGCCCCTGACCGCCCGAGGAGCGCCTCCGGCCACTCCATCACGCTCCACAAGCCTTTGCGCGTCAACCGCGTGCGGCTGCCCGACGGCTCTGCAGGTTACTCCACGAACGGCACCCCGTCAGACTGCGTGACCCTGGGGATACTCGACATCCTGGAGGGGCAGGCGGCGCTCGTCGTCTCCGGTGTCAACCGCGGGCCGAACCTGGGGTGGGACCTCACGTACTCCGGGACGGTGTCTGCGGCAATGGAGGGGGCGATCATGGGGGTGCCTTCGCTCGCGGTCTCGGTCGCATCCTACGACGAGCATGCGTCGTTCGACTACGCGGCGGAGTTAAGCGCGCATCTGGCTGAGTTGATGCTTCGCCATTCGCTTCCGGCCGAGACCCTGCTGAACGTGAACGTGCCGAACCTGCCGCGCGACGAGATTTCGGGTATAGAAGTGACGACGCAGGGGCGCAGGCGTTACGCGGGGCGGATTGACAAGCGCACCGACCCGCAGGGGCGCACATACTATTGGATCGGCGGGGACGTGGTTCCGGAGGAACTCGAGCCGGGGACGGACGGTCGGGCGGTGGCGGACGGCAAGGTATCGGTCACGCCGGTGCACCTGGATCTCACGGGCTACGGCGCACTGGACGAGGTGCGGGCATGGGGCATCGAGGCGGACGACGGCCGCGTCGGCGGTTAGCGATCCGGCTCGGATCGCCTGCCGCGGGAAGAAGGGACGAGGGACATGGAACACCAGATCATTGACGCGAACACCATCATCGGGGTGCATCCGACGCATCATCTCGACCTGTCCTCGGAGCGGCTGCTCAGGGACATGGAGGCGTACAAGATCGAGATGGGGCTGACGCTCTCGACGGTCGGGATCTTCAGCGATCACGTGAAGGGGAACGAGGAGACGCTCGAACTGGCGAAGGCGGAGAAGAGGCTCGTGCCGGTGGCGACGGTAAACCCGGCGCGCTACTTCGGGACGGGCGAGGACCTGCGAGCGTTGCGCGGGGCGGGCTTTCCGATCTGCAGGCTGTACCCTGACGAGCAGGGGTGGCCGGTTGACTCGGCGGCGGTCATACACGTGGTGACCCAGCTTGCCGCGCAGAAACTGCCCGTTATGATAAACGCGGAGGGGGCGGGCGACGCGTCGAGGATATCGCGGCTGATGGCGAACTACCCGGCGCCCGTGATCCTTTGCGGGATCAGCGGCGCGAACCTGAGCGAAGCGCTGGCGCTGTCGGCGTCGCGGAACATCATGGTGGAGACGCACGAGCTTCACGTGCCCGGCGCGCTGGAGTCGCTGGCGGAGCGGCTGGGGGCGGAGCGCATCGTATTCGGATCGGGTGCGCCGAGGCGTTCGATCGCGGCGTCGCTTTATTACGTAATGTATTCCGAGATGTCGGACGAGCAGAAGCAACTCGTGCTCGGGGGGAACATCAAGCGGGTGCTGGAGGCGGCATAGATGGCGATAGACATCAGGGTAAACTACACGGACACGGACGCAGTGGGGAGGGCCTTCGGCACTGAGGGCCTGGTGAAGGCTATGGACCGCTACAAGATCGAGGCGGCGGTGCTCACGTCTCGGCTGGCGGTGGAATGCGACTTCCGGCGGGGCAACGAGGAGCTGCATCAGGTATTGAAGGGCGACGAGCGGCTCTACGGGTACTTCGTTGCGAACCCGAACTACCCAGGGGAGACGGTGGAGATGATGCGGGAGCGCATGAACTCGCCTAAGTTCCTGGCGGCGGCGCTCTACTTCGGCTCGACGAAACCTTACCCGAACGCGGAGGACTTCGACGAGATACTGAACGGCTTCAGGCGGTTCGGCAAGCCGGGATTCATCCACACGACGGACCAGCAGTCGGTGGATGCGGCGGAGGAGATCGCGCAGGCGTTCCCCGGGATACAATTCATTCTCGGCGGGATGGGCGGGGCGGACTGGAAACGGGCGGTGAACGCGGCCGACCGAAGGGTGAACATCTTCCTGGAGACTTCCGGGTCGTACGATGCGGAGAAGATCGCCTATGCGGTGGAGAAGGTGGGAGCGCATCGGATACTCTTCGGCAGCGACCAGCCGTTCGCGGACCCGGCGGCGATGCTGGCGCTCATAAAGAGCAGCGGCATCAGCGAGGAGTCCATGGCGAAGATCGCCGGGCAGAACGCGCGGAGCGTTTTTGAGGAGATGGGGAACAAGGGTTAGGACTTCATCCTCGTCCATCCTTCTCTTCCTCGGACCGACACGCAACTTGCGGAGGGAGCGTCAAAGGTGAACAAGTTCCTGGCGATCGTCGTGCTCTTGGTTCTGCTCGTCGTCCCCTCGGCGGGGGAGAACCTCCGCATTCTCGCACAGTGGGAGTTCACCGAGGCGGGGAACTTCGGCGGCTGGGCGCCTGGGAACGGCATCGAAGGCGCGGAGGTCCGTGACGGGTGCCTGGTGGGGAAGACCGTTTGGCGCGATCCCCTGATTACCGGGCCGTCGGTGAGCCTCCCCGCGAAGCCTAGCCAGTACGTTGAAATACGGATGAAGTCCTCGGCGGACGGGTGGGGGGAGCTCTTCTACACGAACACCACGGAGCAGCCTTACGGCGGCTTCCGCCCGGAGAAGATGCAGCGCATCGAGTATAAGGCGGGCGACTTCCGCGTCTACCGCATCTACCCCTTCTGGCAGAGCGAGAAGCTGATCCTTCGGCTGCGCCTTGATCCACCGGAGGACGCGGACTTTGCGCTCGACTACATC is a window of Armatimonadota bacterium DNA encoding:
- a CDS encoding radical SAM protein, which encodes MEGILVATYRCNARCHMCNTWQFPSTPEQEMDPKYYEKFPQLEFLNITGGEPFLRDELEDIVKIVKKKAKRICISTNGYYTDRIVALAEKFNGDIGIRISLEGLPSANDELRGLEDGFDHGLRTLLTLKRMGMKDIGFGITISDRNSADVLELYELAKHLDVEFATAVVHNTYYFHKMDNEITKQDEIAENVRKLIRELFKSKKPKNWFRAYFNHGIINYVYGGDRLLPCNMGQDIFLCEPWGDIKPCNALDEVMGNIKDQTFEEIWNSPRAEEVRKMARNCGKNCWMIGSVAPEIKKRKLEIGKWILKNKANY
- the surE gene encoding 5'/3'-nucleotidase SurE codes for the protein MNEHGGPNILITNDDGIHAEGILALKRALDPLGNVIVVAPDRPRSASGHSITLHKPLRVNRVRLPDGSAGYSTNGTPSDCVTLGILDILEGQAALVVSGVNRGPNLGWDLTYSGTVSAAMEGAIMGVPSLAVSVASYDEHASFDYAAELSAHLAELMLRHSLPAETLLNVNVPNLPRDEISGIEVTTQGRRRYAGRIDKRTDPQGRTYYWIGGDVVPEELEPGTDGRAVADGKVSVTPVHLDLTGYGALDEVRAWGIEADDGRVGG
- a CDS encoding amidohydrolase family protein — translated: MEHQIIDANTIIGVHPTHHLDLSSERLLRDMEAYKIEMGLTLSTVGIFSDHVKGNEETLELAKAEKRLVPVATVNPARYFGTGEDLRALRGAGFPICRLYPDEQGWPVDSAAVIHVVTQLAAQKLPVMINAEGAGDASRISRLMANYPAPVILCGISGANLSEALALSASRNIMVETHELHVPGALESLAERLGAERIVFGSGAPRRSIAASLYYVMYSEMSDEQKQLVLGGNIKRVLEAA
- a CDS encoding amidohydrolase family protein, whose amino-acid sequence is MAIDIRVNYTDTDAVGRAFGTEGLVKAMDRYKIEAAVLTSRLAVECDFRRGNEELHQVLKGDERLYGYFVANPNYPGETVEMMRERMNSPKFLAAALYFGSTKPYPNAEDFDEILNGFRRFGKPGFIHTTDQQSVDAAEEIAQAFPGIQFILGGMGGADWKRAVNAADRRVNIFLETSGSYDAEKIAYAVEKVGAHRILFGSDQPFADPAAMLALIKSSGISEESMAKIAGQNARSVFEEMGNKG